TCATATGTCGGTGTTTTCTTAATGTTTAGTTACTccaattttctttctaataGGTTGTAGTTACTGAGCTAGTTATTGCTTAAGctactataaatttattttacatttcatTCACTATGTTTGTGTACTTAACATTTGAGTTCATGTTCATTGTTTAGATTTGATATGTGGTTTTGTCAAATAAAGTGGccataattgatattttattgaAGGTGCTATCTTTCATATGTATCCATAACAGCATAGTTGTCCATGTTGAACAAAATTACACTCTCGCAAATTTAAGCTACAAATTTAAACTACAGTGGTGGATGTATAATGTTGTTGTAAATGGtggcattgtttttttttctaattcgtAGACATCATATGTTTGGTTGTTTTCCTGACCTTTTAATTACTATTAAAACGactttgcattttttttttctaggtattttatttttgatgaattaaacaaatattttccttactctgttaattaattataaaatactatttgttTTTCTCACGAAAGAAAATCGTTGAAACAAAATGAATTATATACACGCTTGGTTCGAAATAACGAATCAAAGAAGTTGCAATCATTAAATTAAACTGGCAATTAGTTTAACAATAAAGTGGAACTTGTATTTTAACAGAGTAGGGTTTTTTCCTTAAACATAATCACGATCCCTAATCTAAATAAATGGGAcatattttttgtcaaaaatatttgtttgtaacaaaatctatcaaaaatctaaaacacagaaaatatttgttacaaaaaagatAATTTACAGCATTAAAtcattttaccattttttctATATCTTAAATCATTTTCGGATAAACGAAATTTAGATccaaaaaatacttataaaattttagtttgatCTCGGATCTAGTATTTTTGGATCGATTTTTGTTCGGCAGGGTTTTTGGATCCGGGTTAAAATGTCGAAAGCCCCCTACAGATTTTCTCAAGTCTTTACTACAAACGTACAGTTCCTGTTAAATTATTAGCCAAATTAGGCCCATGTAATCTTCACGGGCTTAATGAAATCAacagaaggaaaaagaaaaacagaagcCTAAACAGATAAACAAAACGCCAGACCTTTGTCCACCCTCCATTTTAAGCCTTCACCATCTCATCTCTCCACCTTGTAACTTCCACATAATTACCGCACAGACCAGTACACACAAACCATTATTCGTTACACAACTCAAGGGTAAACCCGTAAAAAGACCTACCTTCTGTCTCCCCCTCTCCATCCTCTCATCTCCAACCATAACTTTTTTCAGAAAGataacatttacaaaaattcaaatctttaaacaaaaaaaaaaaaaaagaaactttacaTTCTATTACAAGTCTACATAACTCATAGATCACTGCACTCTCCGTATCATAACCACAAACATGAAGGCGTCGATGAAGTTTCGTGAGGAGAAGAACCCTCTCCTCCGCGCCAAGATCCCTCTAAGCATCTTAGGCCTCCCGTTCCAATCCGGAATCGTCGCCGGAGAATCCAAAGAGCTCAGCCTCAACCTCTCCACCTTCTTCGAATCAGGCCCGTCTCTCAAGCTCGCGTACCGCCCCAACGACTCCCACAGCCCTTTCTCCCTCGTCGTCAAAACCGGGACGGGACCCTTCGGCTCGCCGATCTCCACCTCCATGCTCATGAGCGCCGAGTTCAACCTCCTCGGTAACAAGAACAGCCCGACCTTCATGCTCCACTTCAAGCCGCGATTCGGCGACTTCTCGATCAAAAAGTCTCATTCCTCCTCCGGTCTGATCGGATCGGTGAGCGGAGAGGAGGATTCGTCGATCGAGGTGGTGGATTCTCCAGGTCCCGGCGGAGGGTTCAGGAAAGTCACCGTCTTGCCGTCGACGTCCGCCGGAGATATCGCCGGTTTGCTTTCCGGCGTGGAGGTCGCGGCGAGGACGTCGCTGCCGGTGAGGGGACGCGCGGTGGTGAATTTTCGGTGGGGGGTTAGGGTTCCGACGGAGATCAGGCGCGATTTCGATCCGACGGCTGAGATTTCGTTGCGGAGGTTTCCGTTTCTGGTGATGGATAAGATAGGGATCGAACACGTGGACGGGTGTGGTGGTGGTAAAGAGACTAAACCCGTTAGCGATCCGGGTAAAGTTTCGGGTTTGAGAAATAGTGAGGATGTGTGTTTGGTTATGGAGGAGCTTCGGTCGGAGAATAGAGAGTTAAAGAGAGCTGTTGAAGATCTAAGGGGAGTGATGGTATCGAACGTCAGGCCATTCTATCCGGCGACGGTGGATTATGGATCGCATTCAAAGTACCGTGAAGCAGAGAGGAGCAAccacaacaacagcaacaatgGTAGAGCGAGAGGTGAACGGTGGAGTAGTGAGAGAACGACGTCGGATTATGGCGGGAAGAAGAGCAAGGAAGAGGGTGACGTGGCGGAGGAGCTGAAGAAAGCCTTGAAAGGAGCTGCTTGATGGTACTATTTGGTGGTAACTCTGCCATCATCTTGAGAGTTGATAAAAAGCTTTATTCGTCTTTCT
Above is a window of Brassica oleracea var. oleracea cultivar TO1000 unplaced genomic scaffold, BOL UnpScaffold00895, whole genome shotgun sequence DNA encoding:
- the LOC106320370 gene encoding uncharacterized protein LOC106320370, yielding MKASMKFREEKNPLLRAKIPLSILGLPFQSGIVAGESKELSLNLSTFFESGPSLKLAYRPNDSHSPFSLVVKTGTGPFGSPISTSMLMSAEFNLLGNKNSPTFMLHFKPRFGDFSIKKSHSSSGLIGSVSGEEDSSIEVVDSPGPGGGFRKVTVLPSTSAGDIAGLLSGVEVAARTSLPVRGRAVVNFRWGVRVPTEIRRDFDPTAEISLRRFPFLVMDKIGIEHVDGCGGGKETKPVSDPGKVSGLRNSEDVCLVMEELRSENRELKRAVEDLRGVMVSNVRPFYPATVDYGSHSKYREAERSNHNNSNNGRARGERWSSERTTSDYGGKKSKEEGDVAEELKKALKGAA